From Xenopus laevis strain J_2021 chromosome 7L, Xenopus_laevis_v10.1, whole genome shotgun sequence, one genomic window encodes:
- the xa-1.L gene encoding protein XA-1 precursor (The RefSeq protein has 2 substitutions compared to this genomic sequence), producing MFFYVLLLALMAQGWSLPQGKTGEDSPVFRPPSPPMGPSLPPPVSHDLHRPSGHPEEFRTGASLPPKETPNEPRHGRPKRDLHHGKVVPTGVPHHTGEVLHHTDCSSNTHKSHEENRPKGFRTGRPLLPIKPEHGRHRRDLHHGKAVPTGVPHHTEKFHNGSNGKSHPPRPGHSTSAHNDNSSEEKRPKHGQEQGKKH from the exons ATGTTTTTCTACGTTCTTCTGCTTGCTCTAATGGCCCAGGGCTGGAGCCTTCCACAAGGGAAGACAG GAGAAGATTCTCCAGTCTTCAGGCCTCCTTCTCCACCCATGGGCCCTAGCCTTCCTCCACCTGTCAGCCATGACCTGCACAGGCCATCGGGTCACCCTGAGGAGTTCAGAACTGGAGCATCTTTACCTCCAAAAGAAACCCCCAATGAACCGAGG CATGGCAGGCCTAAGAGAGATCTTCATCATGGGAAAGTTGTCCCCACTGGAGTCCCTCATCACACAGGAGAAGTCCTACATCACACAGACCATTCTTCTAATACCCACAAGTCACATGAAGAAAACAGACCTAAAGGGTTCAGGACTGGACGTCCCTTGCTACCCATAAAACCTGAG CATGGCAGGCACAGGAGAGATCTTCATCATGGGAAAGCTGTCCCTACTGGAGTCCCTCATCACACAGAAAAATTCCACAACGGCAGCAATGGAAAAAGCCATCCTCCCAGACCAGGCCATTCCACCTTTGCCCACAATGACAACTCAAGTGAAGAAAAGAGACCAAAACATGGTCAGGAACAAGGAAAGAAGCATTAG